One window of the Candidatus Stoquefichus sp. SB1 genome contains the following:
- a CDS encoding MFS transporter: MEKEMPIKLNKQGVLTQLLNRFKNSYLSYFLMYNFYYLSWALFSSFISVYLLDKGFRPSDVSLVVSTSFLASMIFQPLIGVLSDKYSLKLVNAILFALAGLGGIYFVNAKSLIELIIGYSFVLTLINGTNPIMERIATTSPYPYGRIRIWGTIGYALGSQLAGFIYDFVSPSAIFITFVLTMVISIIGLLGTSAHTEKVEKAETENQSQGFFKAILTNKKYLYYLLISAIFFGVTNMGHTFTPAYFQSMGLNISTVSLIVSLAVICEAPIVLFSYKFMDKIANKILLMIAFCMVIGLYSIYAFQLWLPLQIIATFIVKHPAGMLFIMINLKVVNTLVDAKYQITALALVQTCRNLSSVIFQNIGGQILNVTSYQNMFLCALGVILIGFVMTLLFKVPAGNDQELFH; this comes from the coding sequence ATGGAAAAAGAAATGCCTATAAAATTGAATAAGCAAGGTGTGTTGACACAATTGCTTAACAGATTTAAAAATAGTTATCTTAGTTATTTTTTAATGTATAACTTTTATTATTTATCTTGGGCTTTATTCTCATCTTTTATATCCGTTTATTTACTTGATAAAGGATTTAGACCAAGTGATGTCTCATTGGTTGTTTCAACATCATTTTTAGCCTCAATGATTTTTCAACCACTCATTGGTGTCTTAAGTGATAAATATAGCTTAAAACTTGTGAATGCGATTTTGTTTGCTTTGGCAGGGCTTGGTGGTATTTATTTTGTCAATGCAAAAAGTTTGATTGAATTGATCATTGGATATAGTTTTGTTTTAACACTTATTAATGGAACCAATCCAATTATGGAAAGAATTGCAACAACCAGTCCTTATCCATATGGACGTATTAGAATATGGGGAACGATTGGTTATGCATTAGGTTCACAGTTAGCAGGATTCATTTATGATTTTGTTTCTCCTTCAGCCATATTTATAACATTTGTATTGACAATGGTGATTTCTATTATTGGATTACTTGGAACAAGTGCTCATACAGAAAAAGTCGAAAAAGCAGAAACTGAAAATCAGAGTCAAGGTTTCTTCAAAGCAATACTCACAAATAAAAAGTATTTATATTATTTACTTATTTCAGCAATCTTTTTTGGAGTTACCAATATGGGACATACATTTACACCAGCTTATTTTCAATCAATGGGGCTAAATATTTCTACCGTTTCTCTGATTGTCTCATTAGCAGTTATTTGTGAGGCACCAATTGTTTTATTCTCATATAAGTTTATGGATAAAATTGCCAATAAAATATTATTAATGATTGCTTTTTGTATGGTTATAGGATTATATTCTATTTACGCTTTTCAACTTTGGCTACCATTACAAATCATCGCGACTTTTATTGTCAAACATCCAGCAGGTATGTTATTTATCATGATTAACTTAAAAGTTGTGAATACATTGGTTGATGCAAAATATCAAATTACAGCTTTAGCATTGGTCCAAACTTGTCGTAATCTTTCATCGGTTATTTTTCAAAACATTGGTGGTCAGATTCTTAATGTTACATCATATCAAAATATGTTTTTATGTGCATTAGGAGTCATTCTGATTGGCTTTGTAATGACACTGTTATTTAAAGTTCCAGCAGGTAATGATCAGGAGTTATTTCATTAA
- a CDS encoding LysR family transcriptional regulator: MLEFNQLEQLICIAENGTISKAAEKLNLSQPALSRSMQRLEDDINVSLFDHYKNKVILNANGELFVQYAKQLIQSRDKMIQETQLFDISHRFISIASCTPAPLWDIEPLIKDIYPQMKITTQVIDKDNLIKELKEQKYSMVITPFEVNDKELVCYPYIEEDLFLSIPMDHPFQNKKEISFHDMDGETMLLYSNIGFWHELHMKTMPNTNFLMQTDRTTFNEIVKTSTLPSFTSNLSIKREGKPNNRIIIPFSDEEAHVTFFLVMLKEDKKKYDDLICKIDTYYDY, from the coding sequence ATGCTTGAATTTAACCAATTAGAACAACTTATATGTATTGCTGAAAATGGAACAATCTCTAAAGCAGCTGAAAAACTCAATCTTTCCCAACCCGCTTTAAGTCGTTCCATGCAAAGATTAGAAGATGATATAAATGTTTCATTATTTGATCATTATAAAAACAAAGTCATTTTAAATGCAAATGGAGAGCTATTTGTTCAATATGCAAAACAACTGATTCAAAGTCGAGATAAAATGATACAAGAAACGCAATTATTTGATATATCACATCGTTTCATATCGATTGCATCATGTACACCTGCACCATTATGGGATATTGAACCTCTTATCAAAGATATTTATCCTCAAATGAAAATCACAACACAAGTTATCGATAAAGATAATCTCATTAAAGAATTAAAGGAACAAAAATATTCAATGGTCATTACACCTTTTGAAGTCAATGACAAAGAACTCGTCTGCTATCCTTATATTGAGGAAGATTTATTTTTGTCTATTCCAATGGATCATCCTTTTCAAAATAAAAAAGAAATCAGTTTTCATGATATGGATGGAGAAACAATGTTATTATATTCAAATATAGGGTTTTGGCATGAATTACATATGAAAACTATGCCAAATACAAATTTTCTTATGCAAACGGATAGAACAACTTTTAATGAAATCGTGAAAACTTCGACATTACCTTCATTTACATCAAATTTATCTATTAAAAGAGAAGGAAAACCAAATAATCGAATAATTATTCCTTTCAGTGATGAGGAAGCTCATGTAACATTTTTTCTTGTTATGTTAAAAGAAGATAAAAAGAAATATGATGATCTTATTTGCAAAATTGATACTTATTATGATTATTAG
- a CDS encoding C-GCAxxG-C-C family protein: MDDKHQHSAKHLHQNGYNCAQAFLCSYKDELFIDEKTLFRLAEGIGRGVAGLEEMCCIPILMAMITSYLETSDGNLKVPQSKLRSYACAKCLAMDFKEKIGSLKCQDILEENKKRNNRCCTDVIQIGTKILDECLKGE, translated from the coding sequence ATGGATGATAAACATCAGCATAGTGCAAAACATTTACATCAAAATGGCTATAACTGTGCTCAAGCGTTTTTATGTAGTTATAAAGATGAACTTTTCATAGATGAAAAGACATTATTTCGATTAGCTGAAGGAATCGGTAGAGGCGTTGCTGGATTAGAAGAAATGTGTTGTATACCAATTTTAATGGCAATGATAACATCTTATTTAGAAACAAGTGATGGCAATTTAAAAGTACCACAATCTAAACTCAGGAGTTATGCATGTGCAAAATGTTTAGCAATGGATTTTAAAGAAAAAATCGGTTCATTAAAATGTCAGGATATACTAGAAGAAAATAAAAAAAGAAATAATCGCTGTTGTACTGATGTCATTCAAATTGGAACTAAGATTTTAGATGAATGTTTAAAAGGAGAATAA
- a CDS encoding PRD domain-containing protein produces the protein MYIKQILNNNVIIALDNSQNEIIAVAKGIGFKNKNHSTIDENDYDDLKKYVLDKAEFDEIRNIYKRIPQDMIELSSTLLEKEKKHKDLNCLITFNAVMLLADHIHETVSRLQKGLYLRNALTNEIKMFYQSEFDISMIAKEKILEKYEVILNDDEIAFIATHLINLNSNNMNETLTSIQIVDDLVNIIRRMMNIELKVNSYTYTRFITHLKYFSLRILNNQKIDSPYDEKLAQFVQENYKLPYSCAIAIKRYIMSKYNYAIDNDEVIYLTIHLKNLEKEK, from the coding sequence ATGTACATTAAACAAATCTTAAATAACAATGTTATTATTGCTTTAGATAATTCTCAAAACGAAATCATTGCTGTTGCAAAAGGCATTGGTTTTAAAAATAAAAATCATTCTACCATTGATGAGAATGATTATGATGATCTTAAGAAATATGTATTAGATAAAGCTGAATTTGACGAAATTCGTAATATTTATAAAAGAATTCCTCAAGATATGATTGAATTATCAAGTACATTATTAGAAAAAGAAAAGAAACATAAAGATTTAAATTGTCTTATCACATTCAACGCTGTCATGCTATTAGCAGATCATATCCATGAAACAGTAAGTCGATTACAAAAAGGATTATATCTTAGAAATGCACTCACTAATGAAATTAAAATGTTTTATCAAAGTGAGTTTGATATCAGTATGATAGCAAAAGAAAAAATTCTTGAAAAATATGAAGTGATCCTTAATGATGATGAGATTGCTTTCATTGCGACACATTTAATAAATCTTAACTCTAATAACATGAATGAAACTTTGACATCTATTCAAATTGTTGATGATCTTGTCAACATTATTCGTCGTATGATGAATATTGAGTTAAAAGTCAATTCATATACATATACAAGATTTATTACTCATTTAAAATATTTTTCATTACGTATTTTAAATAATCAAAAAATTGATTCTCCTTATGATGAAAAACTTGCTCAATTTGTACAAGAAAATTATAAACTCCCTTATTCATGTGCAATAGCAATAAAACGTTATATCATGAGTAAATACAATTATGCGATTGATAACGATGAAGTCATATATCTCACAATTCATTTGAAAAATTTAGAAAAAGAAAAATAA
- a CDS encoding oxidoreductase, with protein sequence MKNKVLEKYGHVFLPLQVKNIIYTNRLCSTTMSTVPTHTHLSTTNYGGIGIYDKAKGGVAMIGMMYHGTAGSSLYEANGADPFSKYNLDVLRESLSVVKQGGALAGFAVGMGNTYKGEIYTPSGLPFARPYSRETRVITEDIIQSLLETVIKKAKKARQFGFDLLILDISNDNIVGHFMAPGFNQRTDQWGGNYENRFRLAHLIVKKIREAIGNDFVLELRVSATLGVKESYSFEEMLAFLKSVENQIDIVNIVTGMDEYHDGNVKLCPPIFEKHMLNYEVAKRIKETCHVIVNISGAIMNLEEAEKILADGVADLILIGRSIVADPYMPKKILAGKEEDVVPCIRCNNCYHIATEHWNTCCSVNPRIYRENRVPLHLQKTLHPKKVLIIGGGPAGLKTALTAYEKGHDVTIIEKNNVIGGALIQATKGDLKQDLLAYLHYLRVQIKKSQIKLILNTTASKEFIESENPDVLIIATGAKAVIPPIKGIQHTNVYKATDFLERGFEKAAQTTTILGAGSIGCEIALEIANFGKKVNLIEMSDTLAKNGNELYRVSLLQHILSHPNIQIMLNSQCIEIREKECLVQNENNVFNIPHDEMIISVGFQQDIKSIFPYFGLIPETYYVGDCKRVASVTEAVTEGYFLGASL encoded by the coding sequence TTGAAAAATAAAGTTTTAGAAAAATATGGTCATGTCTTTTTGCCTTTACAAGTTAAAAATATTATTTATACCAATCGTCTATGTTCTACCACAATGTCTACAGTTCCTACTCATACCCATTTATCTACAACCAATTATGGCGGAATAGGAATTTATGATAAAGCAAAAGGTGGTGTTGCAATGATTGGAATGATGTATCATGGAACGGCTGGATCATCATTATACGAAGCAAATGGTGCAGACCCATTTAGTAAGTATAATCTTGATGTTTTACGTGAGTCACTATCTGTTGTGAAACAAGGTGGTGCTTTAGCAGGATTTGCAGTTGGTATGGGAAATACTTATAAAGGAGAAATTTACACTCCTTCAGGATTACCTTTTGCAAGACCCTATTCCAGAGAGACAAGAGTGATAACTGAAGATATTATACAATCACTGCTTGAAACAGTTATTAAAAAAGCCAAGAAAGCAAGACAATTTGGTTTTGATTTATTAATTTTAGATATTAGCAATGATAATATTGTTGGACATTTTATGGCTCCTGGCTTTAACCAAAGAACTGATCAATGGGGTGGTAATTATGAAAATCGTTTTCGACTGGCTCATCTTATTGTAAAAAAAATAAGAGAAGCTATTGGTAATGATTTTGTTTTAGAACTGAGAGTGAGTGCCACTTTAGGTGTAAAAGAATCTTATTCATTTGAAGAAATGTTAGCATTCTTAAAATCTGTTGAAAATCAGATTGATATTGTCAATATTGTTACAGGGATGGATGAGTATCATGATGGAAATGTCAAACTTTGCCCACCTATCTTCGAAAAACATATGTTAAATTATGAGGTTGCTAAAAGGATCAAAGAAACGTGCCATGTTATTGTGAATATAAGTGGTGCTATTATGAATCTTGAAGAAGCAGAAAAAATCCTTGCTGATGGGGTTGCTGATTTAATCCTAATTGGGCGTTCTATTGTTGCTGATCCTTATATGCCTAAAAAAATTCTAGCTGGAAAAGAAGAGGATGTAGTCCCATGTATTAGATGTAATAACTGTTATCATATTGCAACTGAACATTGGAATACTTGCTGTAGTGTCAATCCTAGAATCTATCGTGAAAACAGAGTCCCTCTTCACCTTCAAAAAACACTTCATCCAAAAAAAGTTCTTATCATCGGTGGCGGACCTGCTGGTTTAAAAACAGCATTAACTGCATATGAAAAAGGGCACGATGTCACAATTATTGAAAAGAATAATGTTATTGGAGGTGCTTTGATTCAAGCCACAAAAGGTGATTTAAAGCAAGATCTATTAGCATATTTACATTATCTAAGAGTACAAATCAAAAAAAGTCAAATAAAACTTATATTAAATACAACTGCATCAAAAGAATTTATTGAGTCAGAAAATCCTGATGTTTTAATTATTGCGACTGGAGCAAAAGCCGTTATTCCCCCTATCAAAGGTATTCAACATACTAATGTTTATAAGGCAACTGATTTTCTTGAACGTGGATTTGAAAAGGCTGCTCAGACAACAACCATTTTAGGAGCTGGAAGTATTGGTTGTGAAATAGCTTTAGAAATAGCCAATTTTGGAAAAAAAGTAAATCTTATTGAAATGAGTGATACATTAGCAAAAAATGGAAATGAACTCTATCGTGTCAGCTTACTTCAACATATACTTTCCCATCCAAATATTCAAATTATGTTAAATAGTCAATGTATAGAAATCAGAGAAAAAGAATGCCTTGTTCAAAATGAAAATAATGTTTTTAACATTCCTCATGATGAAATGATTATATCTGTTGGATTTCAACAAGATATAAAAAGTATATTTCCATATTTCGGTCTTATTCCAGAAACATATTATGTAGGAGATTGTAAAAGAGTTGCTTCTGTAACTGAAGCTGTAACAGAAGGATACTTTTTAGGAGCAAGTCTCTAA
- a CDS encoding oxidoreductase, which produces MKTWLITGCSSGIGAGIAKAVLKSGDQAVVTARNKEKVQDIVNQYPKRALAVSLDVTDNESIQNAVKEANEKFGTIDVLVNNAGYGYRSAVEEGEVEAVQTLFQTNLFGPIELIKAVLPAMRAQKSGAILNVTSIAAARSAIGSGYYASSKAALELLTNGLAKEVEPLGIKVMVVQPGAFRTRFYDAESLKGTKDEIGDYAQTVGKTRVGKFENKRQQPGDPDRAGEVIVKVVNSDEYPQILTLGADAVTAVKSTLEAKIAELDKWAEVSAEADYQ; this is translated from the coding sequence ATGAAAACATGGTTAATTACAGGATGTAGTAGTGGAATTGGTGCAGGAATTGCAAAGGCAGTTTTAAAGAGCGGCGATCAAGCTGTTGTGACTGCTAGAAATAAGGAGAAAGTGCAAGATATTGTCAATCAATATCCTAAAAGAGCGTTAGCAGTTTCTTTAGATGTGACAGATAATGAAAGCATCCAAAATGCAGTGAAAGAAGCCAATGAAAAATTTGGAACAATTGATGTATTGGTTAATAATGCCGGTTATGGATATCGTAGTGCAGTAGAAGAAGGTGAAGTAGAAGCAGTTCAAACATTATTTCAAACAAATTTATTTGGACCAATTGAATTGATAAAAGCAGTCTTACCAGCAATGAGAGCACAAAAATCTGGTGCCATCTTAAATGTGACATCCATTGCAGCTGCAAGAAGTGCAATTGGGTCAGGATATTATGCCTCTTCAAAAGCCGCTTTAGAATTACTTACTAACGGACTTGCAAAAGAAGTAGAACCTTTAGGAATTAAAGTCATGGTTGTACAACCTGGAGCTTTTAGAACAAGATTCTATGATGCTGAATCTTTAAAAGGAACGAAAGATGAAATTGGTGATTATGCACAGACAGTCGGAAAAACAAGAGTTGGCAAATTTGAAAACAAACGTCAACAACCTGGTGACCCTGATAGAGCAGGAGAGGTTATTGTCAAAGTTGTTAATAGTGATGAATATCCACAAATCTTAACATTAGGTGCAGATGCAGTCACAGCAGTCAAATCAACTTTAGAAGCAAAGATTGCAGAATTAGACAAATGGGCAGAAGTGTCAGCAGAAGCGGATTATCAGTAA
- a CDS encoding aldo/keto reductase, giving the protein MKQTRLGKTDMYVNPVGLGCMGFSHASGTPMPKDEAIAVLREAYQIGYNFYDTAQCYTGINPDGSINYNEELVGEAIKPFRNQIILCTKFGVTHKGDHLEFDSSPEKIRQSVEESLQKLDTDYIDLYYQHRIDPKVEPEVVAGVMKELIEEGKIKAWGISETTEEYLRRAHAVCPVTAIENRYSMMARWHEPIFKVCEELGITYVAFSPMANGALTGAYQSKADFGNGDQDFRPDMPQYSEEGMKKTRKLLDIIEKYAKEKNATNAQISLAWMMCKKDYIIPIPGSRKVSRLKENFDAGQVILTKEEVKALDDQLDTMDFLVFGGH; this is encoded by the coding sequence ATGAAACAAACAAGATTAGGGAAAACAGATATGTATGTTAATCCTGTCGGATTAGGATGTATGGGATTTTCTCATGCCAGTGGTACACCTATGCCTAAAGATGAAGCCATTGCTGTTTTAAGAGAAGCTTATCAAATAGGGTATAATTTTTATGATACAGCACAATGTTATACGGGTATCAATCCAGATGGATCGATAAATTATAATGAAGAATTAGTAGGTGAAGCAATCAAACCATTTAGAAATCAAATTATTTTATGTACAAAATTTGGTGTTACTCATAAAGGTGATCATTTAGAATTCGATAGTTCACCAGAAAAAATTAGACAAAGTGTTGAAGAATCATTGCAAAAGTTAGATACAGATTATATTGATTTATATTATCAGCATCGTATTGATCCAAAAGTTGAACCAGAAGTTGTTGCTGGTGTGATGAAAGAATTAATTGAAGAAGGAAAAATTAAAGCTTGGGGAATCTCTGAAACAACTGAAGAGTATTTAAGAAGAGCACATGCAGTATGTCCAGTCACTGCTATTGAAAATAGATATTCGATGATGGCAAGATGGCATGAACCTATTTTTAAAGTATGTGAAGAGTTAGGAATAACTTATGTTGCCTTTTCACCTATGGCAAACGGTGCTTTAACAGGTGCTTATCAATCAAAAGCAGATTTTGGTAATGGAGATCAGGATTTTAGACCAGATATGCCTCAATATAGTGAAGAAGGAATGAAAAAAACACGAAAATTACTGGACATTATTGAAAAATATGCAAAAGAAAAAAATGCAACGAATGCACAAATTTCTCTGGCTTGGATGATGTGTAAAAAAGATTATATTATTCCGATTCCAGGATCTAGAAAAGTATCTAGACTCAAAGAAAACTTTGATGCTGGTCAAGTCATATTAACCAAAGAAGAGGTGAAAGCATTGGATGATCAATTAGATACAATGGATTTCTTAGTATTTGGTGGTCATTAA
- a CDS encoding serine O-acetyltransferase: MLLIYRISHLIWHLHLYTLARLISNLNRFLFKIDIHPEAKIANTVKFPSKYGIVIGSSAVIKDHCVIHQNVTLGNNGKDLGSKRHPTVEENVIIYPNAKLLGPIVVGHHTIVEAGCVYNRNIESYSYVKNIKEIYHFNKNSY, encoded by the coding sequence ATGTTATTGATTTATCGCATATCTCATTTGATTTGGCATTTGCATCTTTATACACTTGCTAGATTGATTAGTAATCTTAATCGTTTTCTTTTTAAAATTGATATTCATCCTGAAGCAAAAATAGCAAACACTGTGAAGTTTCCTTCTAAATATGGTATTGTGATAGGAAGTAGTGCAGTTATTAAAGATCATTGTGTCATTCATCAAAACGTAACATTAGGGAATAATGGGAAAGATTTAGGGAGCAAGCGACATCCAACTGTTGAAGAAAATGTGATTATTTATCCAAATGCGAAACTGCTTGGTCCCATTGTTGTTGGACATCATACGATTGTTGAAGCAGGCTGTGTTTATAACCGAAATATAGAAAGTTATAGTTATGTCAAAAATATAAAAGAAATCTATCATTTCAATAAAAATTCATATTGA
- a CDS encoding flavodoxin family protein, with amino-acid sequence MTTLFINGSPHKDGNTVTLAHEFLKDQEYATLHLVDYKIYSYGQNFADDQFDEVVKEMTKADTIIIGSPLYWHSMSGAIRNLLDRFYGNVSEDLLKGKDLYFVFQGYAPTVQQMEAGEYTMKRFASLYGLNYKGTITK; translated from the coding sequence ATGACAACATTATTTATAAATGGTAGCCCTCATAAAGATGGAAATACAGTGACACTTGCGCATGAATTTTTAAAAGATCAAGAATATGCAACATTGCATTTGGTTGATTATAAAATATATAGTTATGGTCAAAACTTTGCTGATGATCAATTTGATGAAGTCGTTAAAGAGATGACAAAAGCTGATACTATCATTATTGGTTCACCGTTATATTGGCATAGTATGTCAGGAGCAATCAGAAATTTATTGGATCGTTTTTATGGTAATGTGAGTGAAGATTTGTTAAAAGGAAAAGACCTGTATTTCGTATTTCAAGGATATGCTCCAACAGTGCAACAAATGGAAGCAGGAGAATATACCATGAAACGTTTTGCAAGTCTATATGGTCTTAACTATAAAGGAACAATAACAAAATAA
- a CDS encoding MATE family efflux transporter, with amino-acid sequence MTEKLANQKISKLLYTLALPAICAQIVSLLYNMVDRIYIGRLPDGNLAMAAIGICVPLTTIINAFNGLFGRGGAPLSSIRLGEENYEEADHILSNSFMSLMISSIVITLIVLIFQEPILYLFGASEETLSYAQNYIMIYALGTIFIQLTVGLNYFINTQGFTKYGMATILLGAGLNIILDPIFIFYFDMGVKGAALATVLAQSASCFWVLYFFFGQKTILHIRKKYLKPKWRIMKQILSLGASPCFMSATEGLLTISFNQQLLRFGGNLAISSMTIMTSMFQFILLPVEGIAQGSQPIISFNYGAKNYDRVKHTISLAMKVALTYTLIATMMMEFFPQCFVGLFTSSPELLDLGSQMLRIYIFGACVLGVNSTCQQTYNSMGEGKMSFFFAFYRKIILLIPLIFILPMFMKNQMMAVVLAEPISDLITTSTNFIYFRKFIHHKLEVPHDL; translated from the coding sequence ATGACAGAAAAATTAGCAAATCAAAAAATATCAAAATTATTATATACTTTAGCTTTGCCAGCTATTTGTGCTCAAATTGTTTCACTTTTATACAATATGGTTGATCGTATTTATATTGGACGATTACCAGATGGAAATTTAGCAATGGCAGCCATAGGCATATGTGTGCCATTAACAACAATCATTAATGCTTTTAATGGTTTATTTGGACGAGGTGGAGCACCACTGAGCTCTATTCGTTTAGGAGAAGAAAACTATGAAGAAGCAGATCATATCTTGTCAAATAGTTTTATGTCATTAATGATTTCATCAATAGTCATTACATTGATTGTTCTTATTTTTCAAGAACCTATTCTTTATTTGTTTGGAGCAAGTGAGGAAACTTTATCTTATGCTCAAAATTATATAATGATATATGCTTTAGGAACGATTTTTATCCAACTGACAGTTGGACTCAATTACTTTATCAATACTCAAGGCTTTACTAAATATGGTATGGCGACAATTCTTTTAGGAGCTGGATTGAATATTATTTTAGATCCTATCTTTATTTTCTATTTTGATATGGGTGTAAAGGGTGCAGCATTGGCAACTGTTCTTGCTCAAAGTGCTTCATGTTTTTGGGTCCTTTATTTTTTCTTTGGTCAAAAAACGATTTTACATATTCGTAAAAAGTATTTAAAACCCAAATGGCGAATTATGAAACAAATTCTATCTCTAGGGGCTTCACCATGCTTTATGTCAGCAACTGAAGGATTACTGACGATATCATTTAATCAGCAGCTTTTAAGATTTGGTGGCAACCTTGCAATTAGTTCAATGACAATTATGACATCCATGTTCCAGTTTATTCTTTTACCAGTAGAGGGAATTGCACAAGGCAGCCAACCCATTATTTCATTTAATTATGGAGCAAAAAATTATGATCGTGTCAAACATACAATATCACTCGCCATGAAAGTGGCTTTAACATATACATTGATTGCTACAATGATGATGGAATTTTTTCCTCAATGTTTTGTCGGACTTTTTACATCATCTCCAGAATTATTAGATCTAGGTTCACAAATGTTAAGAATTTACATATTTGGAGCATGTGTGTTAGGAGTGAATTCCACCTGTCAACAAACTTATAATTCTATGGGAGAAGGGAAGATGTCATTTTTCTTTGCCTTTTATCGAAAAATAATTTTATTGATTCCTTTAATCTTTATCTTACCGATGTTTATGAAGAATCAAATGATGGCTGTTGTCCTAGCAGAACCTATTTCTGATTTGATCACAACATCTACAAACTTTATCTATTTTAGAAAATTCATTCATCATAAATTAGAAGTCCCTCATGATTTGTAA
- a CDS encoding MurR/RpiR family transcriptional regulator — protein sequence MLLKDRMNNYPFSHSERIIVDYILDKQNEIKDYSTKMIADETYTSPSTLIRISKKLGFQGWNDFKDAYLNEVDYLNKHFQDIDPNFPFTNQDTIMNIASKIANLHAESAKDTLSLIHHDALQKAVQILRRSQEVRIFAISNLNYVGEEFVFKLNRIQKKASISLVQDLMFHDAAMMEDDECAICISYSGETPHILQVANTLKENHVPIIAITSVGNNHLSDMAHVTLHISTREKSFSKIAGFVSLESISIILDTLYSCLFSLNYQANLDYKLKMSKRIEITRSINNEIIAEDIKED from the coding sequence ATGTTGTTAAAAGATAGGATGAATAATTATCCTTTTTCTCATAGTGAAAGGATTATTGTTGATTACATATTAGATAAACAAAATGAAATCAAAGATTATTCAACAAAAATGATAGCTGATGAAACTTATACTTCGCCATCTACCCTTATTAGAATATCAAAAAAATTAGGTTTTCAGGGGTGGAATGATTTTAAAGATGCTTATCTTAATGAAGTTGATTATTTGAATAAACACTTTCAGGATATTGATCCTAATTTTCCTTTTACAAACCAAGATACAATTATGAATATTGCAAGTAAAATTGCTAATTTACATGCTGAAAGTGCAAAAGATACTTTATCACTTATACATCATGATGCTTTACAAAAAGCAGTTCAAATTTTAAGACGCTCTCAAGAAGTAAGAATTTTTGCTATATCAAATTTAAATTATGTTGGTGAAGAATTCGTTTTTAAATTAAATCGTATTCAAAAAAAAGCTAGTATTTCTCTTGTCCAAGATCTTATGTTCCATGATGCTGCTATGATGGAAGATGACGAATGTGCTATTTGTATTTCGTATTCAGGAGAAACACCACATATCTTACAAGTTGCAAATACTTTAAAAGAAAATCACGTACCGATTATTGCGATCACAAGTGTTGGGAATAATCATTTATCTGACATGGCACATGTGACATTACATATTTCTACAAGAGAAAAGTCTTTTTCTAAGATTGCTGGTTTTGTCTCTCTAGAATCAATATCAATTATTCTAGATACTCTTTATTCTTGTTTATTTTCATTGAATTATCAGGCAAATCTAGATTATAAATTAAAAATGTCAAAACGTATTGAAATTACACGTTCAATAAATAATGAAATTATTGCAGAAGATATCAAAGAAGATTAA